One Pecten maximus chromosome 16, xPecMax1.1, whole genome shotgun sequence DNA window includes the following coding sequences:
- the LOC117344736 gene encoding putative uncharacterized protein DDB_G0279653 gives MLKAFKHLLLNNQKTQRLDQPKPPSNDKTANIKTHNRQTEQHRHRANTRTKPDRPSNQPEQPKDEKTTERNEQPTENRPRNNRANRPSNRQTRAKQPKQKDEKQPRTKTSNQRANRQTEQPTEQSKQQNDNRTEQPKDEQQDRHDRRKRRNRKTTKNEKPREQRKQNTNREHKQNQNRDETTQTSTEKPSNQEQNQTHNRHHLQTEQPPRTNEQHTSNRQTY, from the exons ATGTTAAAAGCTTTTAAACaccttcttctcaataaccaaaagacccAGAGACTTGAT CAACCGAAACCACCGAGCAACGACAAAACAGCAAACATAAAAACACACAACCGGCAGACCGAGCAACACCGACACCGAGCAAACACGAGAACCAAACCAGACAGACCGAGCAACCAACCTGAGCAACCGAAAGACGAGAAGACAACAGAACGAAACGAGCAACCGACCGAGAACAGACCGAGGAACAACCGAGCAAACCGACCGAGCAACAGACAAACACGAGCAAAACAACCAAAGCAAAAGGACGAGAAACAACCGAGAACCAAAACGAGCAACCAGAGAGCAAACCGACAGACCGAGCAACCGACAGAACAAAGCAAACAACAGAACGACAACAGAACGGAGCAACCGAAAGACGAGCAACAAGACCGACACGACAGACGAAAACGAAGAAACCGGAAAACAACCAAAAACGAGAAACCGAGAGAACAAAGAAAACAGAACACaaacagagaacacaaacaaaACCAGAACCGAGACGAGACAACACAGACGAGCACCGAGAAACCGAGCAACCAAGAACAGAACCAAACACACAACCGACATCACCTACAAACCGAGCAACCACCAAGAACAAACGAGCAACATACGAGCAACCGACAGACCTATTAA